The DNA sequence TATCGAAATTATTTAACGACGTGCTGGTATTTTGATAGGTAACCGTAGTCTTAGTTCTTCTTTGATCTTCGCAATAGTACATAGCAGGATGCTCGTATTCTTCAAAAAGTCCAAAAAAAGTCTGAAAACCTATGAGATAAAGACCCGGCTCATTGAAAATGATCCCTGCTCTAAGTCTATAAGCATTTGCTTCTTCTTCATACTGCAAAGGATAACTAATTGCTGTTGTCAATGGAAGTACACTAACTTCTCCGATTGTTTCAATGATTTCAATATCTATATCAAAGTACTCTACAGTATCTGATATTTCCGAAATCACCATTTCAGTAAAGAAATTGAAGTTATCCAATCGGATAAGATGTTCACTGTCTTTAACCATCACCTCCTTATCTATATTGGCAACAACCCATAAGGTATCTCCAATAGAAAAAACATCTTCCGAAGGGGTGGTATTGATTGGTACCATCAAATCCAGTTGTTCGCCGAAAGTATCTCCTTCGCATTCTTTACAACCTGTAAAGATGAATGTCCCAATAAAGAAGAGGCTCAAATGAAAAAATTTAGTGTCCATAAGAATTAAATAAATTGAGATAATCTTGTTCCGTAGTTAGGGGGTTGTTTATTCCGTGTAATCCCCATAAAACATCACGGTATTGATCAACATCAAAGACAAATGGGTTAAAAGCCTCGTATAACTGTTCGTAGCTAAAGCCAGTCACATTGTCTGTAATGTTATTCTGTTCAGGTCTTGTGATAGGAAATTGCTGGTTGATATCCCAAAGATCAAAATACAGTCCTTCGGGGATAAAATCAGCATTTGGGGGTAAATCTTCATTCCTCCAGAAGAGCAGGCTTTCTCCACGGTTGATATATCGAAAAGTTTGTGAATTTAGCCCGCCATTAGAATGATTTGTTCCATATTGCAAATCAGCCATATAATGCTCTATCGACTCAGCCATACCTTCCGTCAATTCCGCTCTGCCAGCATTGGGAGAGGAACCATCACCATAAGGTTTTGCTTGCCCGGTAAAGGAAGTAGTTACCAGATAATCTACATACCCATCCCACCATTGTGGTCCAAATCGGACGTATTGGGCAACATGAGCGGTCTCGTGGTAGATCAATCGCTTGATGGCATCTGAAAGATCATCTTCCCCAAAGGGAATAAACATATCTGGCTTGGTCAAATCAAGATAGGTTAAGACGGCGGCTGTTACCGGATTTGCGTAAGCAATCGCCCATTGTCCAAGATCAGCAATATTTATCTGATCGGCATCCATCCGGTGGAACATTGGCGCTGCTGCCAGACGTTCTCCAAGCGTATGAATAAGGATGCGAACTCTGCCAGACGGCGCTGCCAGGGAAGAGTGGTCGTCAAAGAACTCGTGGTAGGCATTGTTGGTGGTCGCTGCGATAAAGGTCTGTTCTTTCCTGCTGGTATTGTCCGAGTCATTGTCAATAACCAGACACTGCTCATTCCAAACGCGATTATTTCGTCGTAGGCGCCAATTATACTTTGCAGGCTTTATCGTAGCATTCCAGAAACGTATCCCTCTGAAAGAACGAATGGTAATACGATCACTTACGCGATCTTTAAAAACTACTTTGGTTTTAGCCCTTTTTACATTGTAGCGGTGATCAATTTTCCAACAACCGTTATCATCTGTGTCGGTATTTTTCCAGATAAAGCCCCAGTGGTGCTTGGTGGTTTTTACTTTTACGCGCCTTACACCTTCTTCTCCCAATTGTGTATCATTTAATATAATACGGCCTCCTGGCTTGCGCGAATCCGCATAAACAAAACAATCACAACGTTCCACCTGTCCCGCAGGAGGATCATTGGTAGGGGTGCCACCATCACCCTCTCCCGGTGGAGGGCCGCAGTCGCAGATCCACTCAAAATCGGGGAAGGGGTTGTTAACAGCAACCAGGATCGGGATACATCCAGTACCACAGTCTGGCACTTCGTCAAAACTTGATGTATCACCAGGTCCACTACCTGGAAAAGTTCCGGAGGTAGTATTATGTAAGCGATTGGGTACGAAATCTACTTCTCCCAGGTAGCCCAATTTGGTGTCCTTGATGTAGTCCGGGAAGTTGATCCGATCATCATCGCTATAGGGATTAATTGTTCTTAACGTTACTGCCTGCCCATTCGGAGAAGGTAAGCTTACACAAGTCAAATCAGCATCATCCAGGCAAGCAGGCCAGGTCGGGCAATCGGGATGACACAAACCATCTACGGCCTCATAATACCTTTCGTTTCCAGAAATGACAAAGGCCGTAAATGTTAATCGAGATTCATAGATAGGTATATGCATAGGTTGGATAACTTCATAAGGGACACCCTCTGGAAGTTTTCCTCCGGTGAAATGGTCGGCGGTGATGGCACCGTATTCCGGCGACCATACACCCTCGGCAAGGGTAGGATCACGATAATCTTCCTCCCCCTGATAGGCTACGGCAAAGTGAATGGGTTGGGTCTCAAATTCATAGCCATATTCGTCTTCATAGTCAGCTATCGCCATGACCTGCTCGCCTGTCTGGGGTAGCAACCTCAAGTAGTAATGGGTAGCTTGCAGATTCCCCGGCTCACCCATCAATAAATCGTAGGCATCATTCATCATGGTTAAATCATAAGGATTCAATAATTCTCCCCCTAAAATCGTCGCATCTGCCCCCGATGGTGGGTCAATATCAATACCAGTGTCAGCAGAAAAGGCTAAGATGGAGTCATCCCCTTCGGGTAAGGGAATAACATCTTTCTCACAAGAAAAAAGAGCCATCATCAAGCCTACTAAAAAGAGCGCACTGGCTAAGTGAATTTTGAGCGTTCGCATGATCTAATAAATTTTCTAATTATCAATTCTTATATACTTTACTATCTGTATAAGATTGAAAAAGGCGTTTCGTGACATTTTCAGGAGGTGTTTTTTCACTTAGCCAATATCGTTTAGGGTGTTTTGGAATGTATCCTGTGTTAAGTTGGCGGCTATGGGGCTTTTACAACAAAAGGGCTTGGTTGGACGTTTTTTGGGAAAATAACGATTCATGGTTTCACTATTACAGGGCTGCTTTCTCTTGGCCAGCCTCTTGTTTGCTACGGATACGGTAGAGGTAAATATTACCAATATCAAAGAAGCCAAAGGAACGATCCGGGCGGCAGTTTTTACCAATGCCGAAGATTTCGACCAGGAAAAAAATGCGGTTTATGATGAAGTGATTCCACTGTCCTCTACGGCTACGATTCGTCGTCGGCTCCCGCTCAATGGGCGCTCAACTTATGGGCTTGCTGTATATCACGATATCAACAACAATGGAAAGCTCGACCGCAATGGCTTGGGGATACCCAAAGAACCTTACGCTTTTTCCAACAACCCCTCTGCGAAGTGGCAAGCGCCTACCTTTAGCG is a window from the Lewinella sp. LCG006 genome containing:
- a CDS encoding DUF2141 domain-containing protein, producing the protein MVSLLQGCFLLASLLFATDTVEVNITNIKEAKGTIRAAVFTNAEDFDQEKNAVYDEVIPLSSTATIRRRLPLNGRSTYGLAVYHDINNNGKLDRNGLGIPKEPYAFSNNPSAKWQAPTFSEIAFVPNEVNGSLSLKLLAWGER